A stretch of the Ensifer sp. PDNC004 genome encodes the following:
- a CDS encoding Zn-dependent hydrolase: MSKTAHKVPANLPVNASRIAGIVNGLAGITEPDRPYTRRAFTPLFLEGRAFLDRRFRAAGLETRIDAAGNLIGRRKGKKSALGTILLGSHSDTVPEGGRFDGIAGVASALEVARALSDNGIELDHDLEIVDFLAEEVSIFGVSCVGSRGMAGVLPDGWLSRTQGDLSLRQGIVEVGGDPSRLSGSKRSDIKAFLELHIEQGPVLETGRLDVGVVTAISGITRIEIIVEGQADHAGTTPMGHRRDALVAASHLVLEIERLATEFSHGDGHFTTTVGEFSIEPNAANVVPSRVRLLIDARAELRPQMERFLATLGSLCQGVAEASGVTIPPANVISDNHPTPGDPLLLSTLEESCDAIGAKHRRMASGAGHDTAWMGRITRSAMIFIPCLGGRSHAPEEWAENDDIALGAAVLFDAVKRLDKKLQEKV, translated from the coding sequence ATGAGCAAGACCGCCCACAAAGTTCCGGCCAATCTGCCCGTCAATGCGAGCCGCATTGCCGGGATCGTCAACGGTCTCGCCGGGATCACCGAGCCGGACCGGCCCTATACGCGCCGCGCCTTCACGCCGCTGTTTCTCGAAGGCCGCGCCTTTCTCGACCGGCGCTTTCGCGCCGCCGGGCTTGAAACACGGATCGACGCTGCCGGTAACCTGATCGGTCGGCGCAAGGGCAAAAAGTCGGCGCTCGGCACCATCCTGCTCGGCTCCCATTCCGACACGGTGCCGGAGGGCGGCCGCTTTGACGGCATCGCCGGCGTCGCGTCGGCGCTCGAAGTGGCGCGGGCGCTTTCCGACAACGGCATCGAGCTCGATCATGATCTGGAGATCGTCGATTTCCTGGCGGAAGAAGTGTCTATCTTCGGCGTTTCCTGCGTCGGCAGCCGCGGCATGGCGGGCGTGCTGCCGGATGGCTGGCTCAGCCGCACGCAAGGGGATCTGAGTCTGCGGCAGGGTATCGTCGAAGTGGGCGGTGATCCGTCGCGGCTCTCGGGTTCGAAGCGCTCCGACATCAAGGCGTTCCTCGAACTGCACATCGAGCAGGGGCCGGTGCTGGAGACTGGCCGGCTCGATGTCGGGGTCGTTACCGCAATCTCGGGCATCACTCGCATCGAGATCATCGTCGAGGGGCAGGCGGACCACGCCGGCACGACGCCGATGGGCCACCGGCGCGATGCGCTGGTCGCCGCCTCGCACCTGGTGCTGGAGATCGAGCGGCTGGCGACGGAATTTTCGCATGGCGACGGGCATTTCACCACGACGGTCGGTGAATTCTCGATCGAGCCGAACGCGGCCAATGTGGTGCCGTCTCGCGTCCGGCTGCTGATCGATGCGCGTGCCGAGCTGCGGCCGCAGATGGAGCGGTTCCTGGCAACGCTCGGCTCCCTTTGCCAGGGTGTCGCCGAGGCATCGGGCGTGACCATCCCGCCCGCCAATGTGATCTCCGACAACCACCCGACGCCGGGCGATCCGCTGTTGCTTTCGACGCTGGAAGAAAGCTGCGACGCGATCGGAGCAAAACACCGGCGCATGGCCTCCGGCGCCGGTCACGACACCGCCTGGATGGGGCGCATCACCCGCTCGGCGATGATCTTCATTCCCTGCCTCGGCGGACGTTCGCATGCGCCAGAGGAGTGGGCCGAAAACGACGATATCGCGCTTGGCGCCGCCGTTCTCTTCGATGCGGTGAAGAGGCTCGACAAGAAATTGCAGGAAAAGGTGTGA
- a CDS encoding DUF917 domain-containing protein, translated as MGRILKEKDVEAAVKGGSVYAAGGGGWADHGRMLGYAAVSIGKPELVSIDELDAQDWVATAAAIGAPASTTPWEMRGVDYVKAVQLLQEALGEKLSGLIIGQNGKSSTLNGWLPSAILGTKVVDAVGDIRAHPTGDMGSIGLAGSPEPMIQTAVGGNRDENRYIELVVRGATAKVSPILRTASDMSGGFIASCRNPVRASYVKANAALGGISLALALGEAIIAAEAKGGSAIIDAIVKTTNGAILAEGTITDKSVVYTKEAFDIGTVTLEKGTLGKGADSTVLHVMNEYMAVDSAEGTRLATFPDVITTLSPEGEPLSVGQLQVGMRIFVLHVPKTVIPLSSSVLDPTVYPSVEKAMGIELARYALAGN; from the coding sequence ATGGGCCGGATACTGAAGGAAAAGGACGTCGAGGCGGCGGTCAAGGGCGGTTCCGTCTATGCGGCCGGCGGCGGTGGCTGGGCCGACCATGGGCGCATGCTCGGTTATGCTGCGGTCTCGATCGGCAAGCCCGAGCTCGTCTCGATCGACGAACTCGACGCGCAGGACTGGGTGGCGACGGCGGCCGCGATCGGCGCGCCGGCCTCGACCACGCCGTGGGAGATGCGCGGGGTCGACTACGTCAAGGCGGTGCAATTGCTGCAGGAGGCGCTCGGCGAAAAGCTTTCGGGCCTGATCATCGGCCAGAACGGCAAGTCCTCGACGCTCAACGGCTGGCTGCCCTCGGCGATCCTCGGCACCAAGGTGGTGGACGCGGTCGGCGATATCCGCGCGCACCCGACCGGCGACATGGGCTCGATCGGCCTTGCCGGTTCACCCGAGCCGATGATCCAGACGGCGGTCGGCGGCAACCGCGACGAGAACCGCTATATCGAGCTGGTGGTGCGCGGCGCCACCGCCAAGGTTTCGCCGATCCTGCGCACCGCTTCCGACATGTCCGGTGGCTTCATCGCCTCCTGCCGCAATCCGGTCAGGGCATCTTACGTCAAAGCCAATGCGGCGCTCGGCGGCATCTCGCTGGCGCTGGCACTCGGTGAGGCGATTATCGCTGCCGAAGCCAAGGGCGGCAGCGCCATCATCGATGCGATCGTCAAGACGACCAATGGCGCGATCCTCGCCGAGGGCACGATCACCGATAAGTCCGTCGTCTACACCAAGGAAGCCTTCGACATCGGCACCGTTACACTGGAAAAGGGGACGCTGGGGAAGGGCGCTGACTCGACGGTATTGCACGTGATGAACGAATATATGGCGGTTGACTCTGCGGAAGGCACGCGGCTTGCGACCTTCCCCGACGTCATCACGACGCTGTCGCCGGAGGGCGAACCTTTGAGCGTCGGCCAGCTGCAAGTGGGCATGAGGATCTTCGTGCTGCATGTGCCGAAGACTGTGATCCCGCTGTCTTCCAGCGTGCTGGACCCGACGGTCTATCCCTCGGTCGAAAAGGCGATGGGTATCGAGCTTGCCCGCTACGCGCTTGCAGGCAACTGA
- a CDS encoding TfoX/Sxy family protein translates to MVRDAGLEELIREELGDRAGLSEKAMFGGWAYLLHGNLLLGAREGSLLVRLGKGNDGWALALPDIELMVMNGRAMHGWVRAGADAYGDDALRKRLLDGAITFVETLPPK, encoded by the coding sequence ATGGTGCGCGATGCCGGACTGGAAGAGTTGATCCGCGAAGAGCTGGGCGACCGCGCCGGGCTCTCGGAAAAGGCGATGTTCGGCGGCTGGGCGTATCTGCTTCACGGCAACCTGCTGCTCGGCGCGCGCGAGGGTTCGCTGCTCGTCCGGCTCGGCAAGGGCAATGACGGCTGGGCGCTGGCGCTGCCTGATATCGAGCTGATGGTGATGAACGGGCGGGCGATGCATGGCTGGGTGCGTGCCGGGGCGGATGCCTATGGCGATGATGCCCTGCGAAAGCGGCTGCTCGATGGGGCGATTACCTTCGTCGAGACGTTGCCGCCGAAGTGA
- a CDS encoding urocanate hydratase, translated as MPKANPRHPGFPIPGGPELRAKGWRQEALLRLLENVLSVGEDPDNLVVYAALGKAARNWPAHRAIVKTLTEMDEDQTLIIQSGKPVGLLKTHAKAPLVIMANCNIVGQWAKAEVFYDLQRKGLICWGGLTAGAWQYIGSQGVIQGTYEIFMRIAERRFGGDLSGRFVLTAGLGGMGGAQPLAGRMAGAAILCVDIDADRAKKRREIGYLQEIAPDLDTALAMIDAAVKDKRALSVGLVGNAAEIYPEIARRGIVPDVVTDQTSAHDLVYGYVPKGMSLDQVKSLRDDGQGQLMAASRASIVEHVKAMLDFQKKGAEVFDNGNLIRTQAREGGVANAFDIPIFTEAYLRPLFARAIGPFRWMALSGEESDIARIDDLLLDMFPHNRIVTNWIRLARQHIPFEGLPARIAWLGHGERTALARRVNELVASGELKGPIAFSRDHLDAGAMAHPNIMTERMKDGSDAIADWPLLDAMLLCSSMADLVVVHSGGGGYAGYMTSCGVTVVADGTVEADERLDYALTNDTSLGVIRYADAGYDESFEEIAAKGIGHVKV; from the coding sequence ATGCCCAAGGCCAATCCCCGTCATCCTGGTTTTCCCATTCCCGGCGGGCCGGAGCTGCGCGCCAAGGGCTGGCGGCAGGAAGCGCTGCTGCGGCTCCTGGAGAACGTCCTTTCGGTCGGCGAGGACCCGGACAATCTCGTCGTCTATGCAGCGCTCGGCAAGGCGGCGCGCAACTGGCCGGCGCACCGCGCCATCGTCAAGACGCTTACCGAAATGGACGAGGACCAGACGCTCATCATCCAGTCGGGCAAGCCTGTGGGCCTGCTCAAGACTCATGCCAAGGCGCCGCTCGTCATCATGGCCAATTGCAACATCGTCGGCCAATGGGCGAAGGCCGAGGTGTTCTATGATCTGCAGCGAAAAGGGCTGATCTGCTGGGGAGGGCTGACGGCCGGCGCCTGGCAATATATCGGCAGCCAGGGGGTGATCCAGGGCACCTACGAGATCTTCATGCGCATCGCCGAACGCCGCTTCGGCGGCGATCTCTCCGGCCGTTTCGTGCTGACCGCCGGCCTCGGGGGCATGGGCGGCGCGCAGCCGCTTGCCGGCCGCATGGCGGGAGCGGCGATCCTCTGCGTCGATATCGACGCCGATCGGGCGAAGAAACGCCGGGAGATCGGCTACCTGCAGGAGATCGCGCCCGATCTCGATACGGCGCTCGCGATGATCGACGCGGCGGTCAAGGACAAGCGGGCGCTTTCCGTCGGCCTCGTCGGCAACGCGGCGGAGATCTATCCGGAGATCGCCCGGCGCGGCATCGTGCCGGACGTGGTGACCGACCAGACCTCGGCGCACGACCTTGTCTACGGTTACGTGCCGAAGGGCATGAGCCTCGACCAGGTGAAATCGCTGCGCGACGACGGCCAGGGACAGCTGATGGCGGCGAGCCGGGCCTCGATCGTCGAGCACGTCAAGGCGATGCTGGATTTCCAGAAAAAGGGCGCGGAAGTCTTCGACAACGGCAACCTGATCCGCACCCAGGCGCGCGAGGGCGGCGTTGCCAATGCCTTCGACATACCGATCTTCACCGAGGCCTATCTGCGCCCGCTCTTTGCCCGCGCCATCGGTCCGTTCCGCTGGATGGCGCTGTCGGGAGAGGAAAGCGATATTGCGCGGATCGACGATCTGCTGCTCGACATGTTTCCGCACAACCGCATCGTCACCAACTGGATCAGGCTTGCGCGCCAGCATATCCCTTTCGAGGGCCTGCCGGCCCGCATCGCCTGGCTCGGGCACGGGGAGCGCACGGCCCTAGCACGACGCGTCAACGAACTGGTGGCATCCGGCGAACTCAAGGGGCCGATCGCGTTCTCCCGCGACCATCTCGACGCCGGCGCCATGGCGCATCCAAACATCATGACCGAGCGGATGAAGGACGGATCGGACGCGATCGCCGACTGGCCGCTGCTCGACGCCATGCTGCTCTGCTCGTCCATGGCCGACCTCGTCGTCGTGCATTCCGGCGGCGGCGGCTATGCCGGCTACATGACGAGCTGCGGCGTAACCGTTGTTGCAGACGGCACGGTCGAGGCCGACGAGCGGCTCGACTATGCGCTGACCAACGACACGTCCCTCGGCGTCATCCGCTATGCGGATGCCGGCTATGACGAGAGCTTCGAGGAGATCGCCGCCAAGGGTATCGGGCACGTGAAGGTGTAG
- a CDS encoding class I SAM-dependent methyltransferase: MTSSFNVQSAAGYEQLMGRWSRQLAPLFIDFAGVTDGERVLDVGCGTGSLTFALPRAADVSEITAIDFSPVFVEATIKANSDPRIKVQQADACALPFADASFDRALALLVLHFVPEAGKAVAEMRRVVRPGGVVAAAVWDHFGGMPGMRMVLDVAAMLDGNAEQVRSRYCFQPMMRPGEMMQSFVANGLTDVEQTSLLIRMDYQSFADFWEPISAGEGPLGKYVGSLDAGMRAKLDAAIRAAYEAGQPDGPRSFAAVAWACRGIVPS, from the coding sequence ATGACGTCGAGCTTCAATGTGCAGAGTGCTGCCGGCTACGAGCAGCTGATGGGGCGATGGAGCCGGCAGCTTGCGCCGCTGTTCATCGATTTTGCGGGTGTTACCGACGGTGAGCGGGTTCTGGACGTCGGCTGCGGCACGGGAAGCCTGACGTTTGCGCTGCCGCGTGCGGCCGATGTCAGCGAGATTACCGCGATCGACTTCTCGCCCGTCTTCGTCGAGGCGACGATCAAGGCGAATTCCGATCCGCGGATCAAGGTCCAGCAGGCCGACGCCTGCGCGCTGCCCTTTGCCGATGCGTCCTTCGACCGGGCGCTGGCGCTGCTGGTGCTGCACTTCGTGCCGGAAGCCGGCAAGGCTGTTGCCGAAATGCGCCGCGTCGTGCGGCCGGGCGGTGTCGTTGCGGCCGCTGTGTGGGATCACTTCGGCGGCATGCCGGGCATGCGCATGGTGCTCGATGTGGCGGCGATGCTGGATGGCAATGCCGAGCAGGTGCGCAGCCGCTACTGTTTCCAGCCGATGATGCGGCCGGGCGAAATGATGCAGAGTTTCGTCGCGAATGGGCTCACGGACGTCGAGCAGACCTCGCTCCTGATCCGCATGGACTATCAGTCCTTCGCCGATTTCTGGGAGCCGATCTCTGCGGGCGAGGGGCCGCTGGGCAAGTATGTCGGCTCGCTGGATGCGGGGATGCGGGCGAAGCTCGACGCGGCCATTCGCGCCGCCTACGAAGCCGGCCAGCCGGATGGGCCGCGGTCCTTTGCGGCGGTTGCGTGGGCTTGCCGGGGTATTGTCCCGTCCTAA
- a CDS encoding SDR family NAD(P)-dependent oxidoreductase, translating to MILKDRVAIVTGAGSGIGQAGAAIMAREGAHVVVVDRSLSAAVTAVEDIAAKGGSAEALAIDVTDDAALSDGIADILYRHRRIDILHNHAGAQVAGDLEEVEVAGFDRSWNLNVRAHFMAARLVMPSMRAAGRGVILNTSSSSGVLYDREMIAYTTTKHAVIAMTKQMAGDYARHGIRVNALCPGWVDTPFNEPFIAQMGGRGAIESYIREKVPLGRWASVDEIAESILFLVSDRSSYMTGQILVVDGGETVV from the coding sequence ATGATCCTGAAAGACCGGGTCGCGATCGTGACCGGAGCGGGCTCCGGGATCGGTCAGGCGGGTGCGGCCATCATGGCGCGCGAAGGCGCCCATGTCGTCGTGGTCGACCGCAGCCTTTCGGCAGCAGTAACCGCCGTGGAAGACATCGCCGCGAAGGGCGGCAGCGCCGAGGCGCTGGCGATCGACGTGACGGATGACGCCGCCCTTTCCGACGGCATCGCCGACATCCTCTACCGCCACCGTCGCATCGACATCCTGCACAATCACGCCGGCGCGCAGGTTGCAGGCGATCTGGAGGAGGTCGAAGTCGCAGGCTTCGACCGTTCCTGGAACCTCAATGTGCGCGCCCATTTCATGGCGGCGCGCCTGGTCATGCCGTCGATGCGGGCTGCCGGCCGCGGCGTCATCCTCAACACGTCCTCTTCCTCGGGCGTGCTCTACGACCGCGAGATGATCGCCTATACGACCACCAAACACGCCGTCATTGCCATGACCAAGCAGATGGCCGGCGACTACGCCCGCCACGGCATCCGCGTCAACGCGCTCTGCCCCGGCTGGGTCGACACGCCCTTCAACGAGCCTTTCATCGCCCAGATGGGCGGCCGCGGCGCGATCGAATCCTATATCCGCGAAAAGGTGCCGCTCGGCCGCTGGGCCAGCGTCGACGAGATCGCCGAGTCGATCCTCTTCCTCGTTTCCGACCGCTCCTCCTACATGACCGGCCAGATCCTGGTGGTCGATGGCGGCGAGACGGTGGTGTAG
- a CDS encoding ABC transporter permease: protein MRAFISSVYLFLYAPIALVVLFSFNAGRNASEFTGFSTAWYGKALGNTFLVSALQNSLLIAFTSATLAAIFGTMAALGMERLAPRNRAIFDALFAAAIVVPGVVIGIATLVALVAVFSFVNPALATIWPGDQPPQLGLGYGSIIAAHGLFSMALVTMIVKARIASLGRDIVEASSDLYATPLTTFRLIVLPQILPSILAGFLLAFTFSFDDFIIAFFVAGSKTTLPIYVFASIRRGVTPEINAIATLVLVASLLLILTARILMREKKTKSGE from the coding sequence ATGCGCGCCTTCATCTCCTCCGTCTATCTCTTCCTCTATGCGCCGATCGCGCTGGTCGTGCTGTTCTCCTTCAACGCCGGACGCAACGCCAGCGAGTTCACCGGCTTTTCGACCGCCTGGTACGGCAAGGCGCTTGGCAACACCTTCCTGGTCTCGGCCCTGCAGAACAGCCTGCTGATCGCCTTCACCAGCGCCACGCTCGCCGCGATCTTCGGCACCATGGCAGCGCTCGGCATGGAGCGTCTGGCGCCGCGCAACCGGGCGATCTTCGATGCGCTCTTTGCAGCGGCCATCGTCGTTCCCGGCGTCGTCATCGGCATCGCCACGCTGGTGGCGCTCGTCGCCGTCTTCTCCTTCGTCAATCCGGCGCTGGCCACCATCTGGCCCGGCGACCAGCCGCCGCAGCTGGGGCTCGGTTACGGCTCGATCATCGCCGCCCACGGCTTGTTCTCGATGGCGCTGGTGACGATGATCGTCAAAGCCCGCATCGCCAGCCTCGGCCGCGACATCGTCGAGGCGTCAAGCGATCTCTATGCGACGCCGCTCACCACCTTCCGGCTCATCGTGCTGCCGCAGATTCTGCCCTCGATCCTTGCGGGCTTCCTGTTGGCCTTCACCTTCTCCTTCGACGATTTCATCATCGCCTTCTTCGTCGCAGGCTCGAAGACCACGCTGCCGATCTACGTCTTTGCCTCGATCCGCCGCGGCGTGACGCCCGAGATCAACGCGATCGCGACGCTGGTGCTCGTCGCCTCGCTGCTTCTGATCCTGACCGCCCGCATCCTGATGCGGGAAAAGAAAACGAAATCCGGGGAGTGA
- a CDS encoding ABC transporter permease, with the protein MTAATNTKRNLVTAALVAPAAAWLMIFLVLPFIAMLVFAFGERAPEGGYQAAFTFAQFANLPTRAAAFWNTLILAPIGALACLLIAYPVAYYLAVKANPRYRLILVSLVVVPFWTSLLVRTYAWMYILGSRGIPNLLSMIGIEDVRMLNTPGAVLLGIVYGYLPLMIMPIYVSLEKLDRRLLEASADLGGRPVSTFFGVTLPLSLPGVMTGVALVTILLLGEYLIPQLLGGGKVFFIGNALVDLFLQSRNWPFGSAIAVTLVAVVVVILMVAMRIAFRVAGTRQVDLV; encoded by the coding sequence ATGACCGCGGCAACGAATACGAAGAGAAACCTGGTGACGGCGGCGCTGGTGGCGCCGGCCGCGGCCTGGTTGATGATCTTCCTCGTGCTGCCCTTCATCGCCATGCTGGTCTTCGCCTTTGGCGAGCGCGCACCGGAAGGCGGCTATCAAGCGGCCTTCACCTTTGCGCAATTTGCCAACCTGCCAACGCGAGCGGCCGCCTTCTGGAACACGCTGATCCTGGCGCCGATCGGCGCGCTTGCCTGCCTGCTGATCGCCTACCCGGTCGCCTATTACCTCGCGGTCAAGGCGAACCCGCGCTACCGGCTGATCCTGGTGTCGCTCGTCGTCGTGCCCTTCTGGACGAGCCTGCTCGTGCGCACCTATGCCTGGATGTACATTCTCGGCTCCCGCGGCATCCCGAACCTGCTTTCGATGATCGGCATCGAGGATGTCAGGATGCTGAACACGCCGGGCGCAGTCCTGCTCGGCATCGTCTACGGCTACCTGCCGCTGATGATCATGCCGATCTATGTGAGCCTCGAAAAACTCGACCGCCGCTTGCTCGAAGCCTCCGCCGACCTCGGCGGGAGGCCTGTCTCGACCTTCTTCGGCGTCACCCTGCCCTTGTCGCTGCCGGGGGTCATGACCGGCGTCGCGCTGGTGACGATCCTGCTGCTCGGCGAATACCTGATCCCGCAGCTCTTGGGCGGCGGCAAGGTGTTCTTCATCGGCAATGCGCTTGTCGATCTCTTCCTGCAATCGCGAAACTGGCCGTTCGGCTCGGCGATCGCCGTCACGCTGGTTGCCGTCGTCGTGGTGATCCTGATGGTGGCGATGCGCATCGCCTTCCGGGTCGCGGGCACAAGACAGGTGGATCTCGTCTGA
- a CDS encoding spermidine/putrescine ABC transporter substrate-binding protein, with the protein MSKWYRENAPITADQLSDELMRLKRGSVTRRHFLGVTGLGLATAVLARQPGLFNSTAFAGDLGTQMSIATWPNYHDPATFEAFQAATGVAVEVNVFGSNEEMLAKLQAGGTGWDLFVPTNYTISTYVKLGLIDELDMSKLPNYDATTETARFTNEGTVDGKTYAVPKNWGTTGIAVNSGKIKKPVTSWKEFFEIAMTDGDGRAMVHDYQLTTIGNALVSLGYSFNSIKPEELAKAEELLIKVKPHLYAINSDYQPSMRATDAWMTMCWTNDGAQLNRDMPEILFTLGKDGGEIWSDFYAIPKSAANKAAGYALLNYLMAPENAMKEHIANGAPTTDSRVMKLLPVDVTSNKIVYPDEAALTPLEFGAAVTLTDPGRAELMARFKSA; encoded by the coding sequence ATGAGCAAATGGTACAGAGAAAATGCCCCGATTACCGCCGACCAGCTCTCGGACGAACTGATGCGCCTGAAGCGCGGCTCGGTCACGCGCCGCCATTTCCTCGGCGTCACCGGCCTTGGCCTTGCGACCGCAGTGCTCGCACGCCAGCCGGGCCTCTTCAATTCCACCGCCTTTGCCGGCGATCTCGGCACGCAGATGTCGATCGCCACCTGGCCGAACTACCACGACCCGGCGACCTTCGAAGCCTTCCAGGCGGCGACCGGCGTTGCGGTCGAAGTCAACGTCTTCGGCTCCAACGAGGAGATGCTGGCGAAACTCCAGGCCGGCGGCACCGGCTGGGACCTCTTCGTTCCGACCAACTACACGATCTCGACCTATGTGAAGCTCGGCCTCATCGACGAGCTCGATATGTCAAAGCTTCCGAACTACGACGCCACGACCGAGACCGCCCGTTTCACGAACGAGGGCACTGTCGATGGCAAGACCTATGCCGTGCCGAAGAACTGGGGCACGACCGGCATTGCGGTCAATTCGGGGAAAATTAAGAAGCCGGTCACCAGCTGGAAGGAATTCTTCGAAATCGCCATGACCGACGGCGACGGCCGCGCCATGGTGCACGACTACCAGCTCACCACCATCGGCAACGCGCTGGTGTCGCTCGGCTATTCCTTCAACTCGATCAAGCCGGAAGAACTCGCCAAGGCCGAGGAACTGCTGATCAAGGTGAAGCCGCATCTCTACGCCATCAACAGCGACTACCAGCCGTCGATGCGCGCGACCGACGCCTGGATGACCATGTGCTGGACCAATGACGGCGCACAGCTCAACCGCGACATGCCGGAAATCCTGTTCACGCTCGGCAAGGACGGCGGCGAGATCTGGTCGGACTTCTACGCGATCCCGAAGAGTGCCGCCAACAAGGCCGCCGGCTACGCGCTGCTCAACTACCTGATGGCGCCGGAAAACGCCATGAAGGAGCACATCGCCAACGGCGCACCGACCACCGACAGCCGCGTCATGAAGCTGCTGCCGGTCGATGTCACCTCCAACAAGATCGTCTATCCGGACGAGGCCGCGCTGACGCCGCTCGAATTCGGCGCCGCCGTGACCCTCACCGACCCCGGCCGCGCCGAACTGATGGCACGCTTCAAGTCGGCTTGA
- a CDS encoding ABC transporter ATP-binding protein → MTSASTNDIEFRSVAKRYGAVTAVSDINLEVPRGAFMALLGPSGCGKTTCLRMIGGFEQPSEGTVFISGEPMNGVAAYRRPVNMVFQHYALFPHLDVEANVSYGLRQMRPRIASAEIARRAQEALEMVRLGGFGKRRIHEMSGGQQQRVALARAIVNKPKVLLLDEPLAALDKKLRTAMQIELQTLQRELGITFVLVTHDQEEALSMSDFVCVMNSGRIVQVGPPQEIYDRPASLFVADFVGKTNRIDATVDGASSLVLANGARFATSAVNGTKGAATVALRPEAIRLTRNGAVSTSALAGTVTHRIFLGSAVEYSVAVDGLGDFLVTAERRTLGDSELVEPGEKVGLAFDPNALHVFPA, encoded by the coding sequence GTGACATCCGCTTCGACGAACGACATCGAGTTCCGTTCGGTCGCCAAACGTTATGGCGCCGTGACGGCCGTTTCCGACATCAATCTCGAGGTGCCGCGCGGCGCCTTCATGGCGCTTCTCGGGCCGTCGGGCTGCGGCAAGACCACCTGCCTGCGCATGATCGGCGGCTTCGAGCAGCCAAGCGAAGGCACGGTCTTCATCAGCGGCGAACCGATGAACGGGGTTGCCGCCTATCGCCGCCCGGTCAACATGGTATTCCAGCATTATGCGCTGTTCCCCCATCTCGATGTCGAAGCCAACGTCTCCTACGGCTTGAGGCAGATGCGGCCGCGCATCGCCAGCGCCGAGATCGCCCGCCGCGCCCAGGAGGCGCTGGAAATGGTACGGCTCGGCGGCTTCGGCAAACGCCGCATCCACGAAATGTCCGGCGGACAGCAGCAGCGCGTGGCGCTCGCCCGCGCCATCGTCAACAAGCCGAAGGTGCTTCTGCTCGACGAGCCCTTGGCAGCCCTCGACAAGAAGCTGCGCACCGCCATGCAGATCGAACTGCAGACCCTGCAGCGCGAACTCGGCATTACCTTCGTGCTCGTCACCCACGACCAGGAAGAAGCGCTGTCGATGAGCGATTTCGTCTGCGTCATGAATTCAGGTCGCATCGTCCAGGTCGGCCCGCCGCAGGAAATCTACGACCGGCCCGCAAGCCTTTTCGTCGCCGATTTCGTCGGCAAGACCAATCGTATCGACGCCACCGTCGACGGCGCCTCGTCGCTCGTCCTTGCCAATGGCGCCCGCTTCGCCACCTCCGCCGTCAACGGCACAAAAGGTGCAGCAACGGTGGCGCTGCGGCCCGAGGCGATCCGCCTGACGCGCAACGGTGCTGTCAGCACGTCTGCGCTGGCGGGCACGGTCACGCACCGGATCTTCCTGGGGTCAGCGGTCGAATATTCCGTCGCGGTCGACGGTCTCGGCGATTTCCTTGTCACCGCCGAACGCCGCACGCTCGGCGACAGCGAACTGGTCGAACCCGGCGAAAAGGTCGGCCTCGCCTTCGATCCGAACGCGCTTCACGTCTTTCCAGCCTGA
- a CDS encoding LuxR C-terminal-related transcriptional regulator — MDDETVGSTYRRLMSKLMTFDYVVVFAYRGKERPIDLYSTFNARDHVLFVSLYQAGPYLLDPFYHAAIKSEPGVWRMRELAPDRFFSSEYYRTYYVQTGLAEEVGFFVPVDEQITVVLSLMRREATGTFSTAEFALLKKVEPLVSGLVRHHWADLGRRFDAALAKTGRSKRKATHPPADGVWQHLNLTEREASIIELVLQGHSSESIGLRLGISTGTVKVHRRNVYRKLGISSQTQLLSLYLRNLGQ, encoded by the coding sequence ATGGACGACGAGACCGTCGGCTCCACTTATCGGCGGTTGATGTCAAAGCTGATGACCTTCGACTACGTGGTCGTTTTCGCCTATCGCGGCAAGGAACGGCCGATCGATCTCTACAGCACCTTCAACGCCAGGGATCACGTGCTCTTCGTCAGCCTCTACCAGGCCGGGCCCTACCTGCTGGACCCGTTCTACCACGCAGCGATCAAGAGCGAGCCCGGCGTCTGGCGGATGCGGGAGCTGGCGCCCGACCGGTTCTTCTCCTCGGAATACTACCGCACCTATTACGTTCAGACCGGGCTTGCCGAAGAGGTCGGTTTCTTCGTGCCGGTCGACGAGCAGATCACCGTCGTGCTTTCGCTGATGCGGCGCGAGGCAACGGGGACTTTCAGCACTGCTGAGTTTGCGCTTCTGAAAAAGGTGGAGCCGCTGGTCTCTGGCCTGGTACGCCATCATTGGGCCGATCTCGGCCGCCGCTTCGATGCGGCGCTGGCGAAAACCGGGCGCAGCAAACGCAAGGCGACACACCCGCCGGCCGACGGCGTCTGGCAACATCTCAATCTGACGGAGCGCGAAGCCTCGATCATCGAGTTGGTGCTGCAGGGCCATTCGTCGGAATCGATCGGGCTTCGGCTCGGCATCTCCACCGGCACGGTGAAGGTCCACCGCCGCAACGTCTACCGCAAGCTCGGCATTTCCTCGCAGACGCAATTGCTGTCGCTCTACCTCCGAAACCTCGGGCAATAA